In a genomic window of Octopus sinensis linkage group LG16, ASM634580v1, whole genome shotgun sequence:
- the LOC115220321 gene encoding neurofilament medium polypeptide isoform X24, which produces MSGIEKVAPLLLRGSKQMRFPIRVFCDKISSESVTKDVPTKDVPIKDVPTKDVPTKDVPTKDVPAKDLAAKDVPAKDLAAKDLAAKDVAAKDVATKDVPAKDVPVKDVPAKEVPAKDVATKDVPVKDVAAKDVAAKDVPVKDVPAKDVPAKEVPTKDVAAKEVPAKGVPAKDVAVEDVAAKGVATKDVPAKDVASKDVAAKVVAAKDVPAKDVAAKDVPVKDVAAKDVAAKDVAAKDVPAKDVPAKDVAAKDVPAKDVAAKDVPAKDVAAKDVPVIDVAAKDVPVKDVAAKGVPAKDVAVEDVAAKDVPAKDVPAKDVPVKDVAAKDVPAKDVAVKDVAAKGVPAKDVAVENVAAKDVAAKDVPVKDVPAKDVPAKDVPVKDVAAKDVPVIDVPVIDVAAKDVPAKDVPVIDVAAKDVPVKDVAVKDVPAKDVAAKDVPVKDVPAKDVAAKDVAAKDVPAKDVAAKDVAAKDVAAKDVPAKDVPVIDVPVKDVPVKDVAAKDLPAKDVAAKDVAAKDVAVKDVPAKDVAAKDVPVKDVPAKDAPTNDALDFQVLAEDIDNASFKCKEYFEHNPMTFYDIESGMAKYRAPQPTPVHN; this is translated from the exons ATGTCTGGGATTGAAAAAGTCGCTCCTTTACTGTTAAGGGGATCAAAGCAAATGAGATTTCCGATACgg gTATTTTGTGATAAGATTTCTTCTGAAAGTGTTACAAAAGATGTACCTACAAAAGATGTACCTATAAAAGATGTACCTACAAAAGATGTACCTACAAAAGATGTACCTACAAAAGATGTACCTGCAAAAGATTTAGCTGCAAAAGATGTACCTGCAAAAGATTTAGCTGCAAAAGATTTAGCTGCAAAAGATGTAGCTGCAAAAGATGTAGCTACAAAAGATGTACCTGCAAAAGATGTACCTGTAAAAGATGTACCTGCAAAAGAGGTACCTGCAAAAGATGTAGCTACAAAAGATGTACCTGTAAAAGATGTAGCTGCAAAAGATGTAGCTGCAAAAGATGTACCTGTAAAAGAT GTACCTGCAAAAGATGTACCTGCAAAAGAGGTACCTACAAAAGATGTAGCTGCAAAAGAGGTACCTGCAAAAGGTGTACCTGCAAAAGATGTAGCTGTAGAAGATGTAGCTGCAAAAGGTGTAGCTACAAAAGATGTACCTGCAAAAGATGTAGCTTCAAAAGATGTAGCTGCAAAAGTTGTAGCTGCAAAAGATGTACCTGCAAAAGATGTAGCTGCAAAAGATGTACCTGTAAAAGATGTAGCTGCAAAAGATGTGGCTGCAAAAGATGTGGCTGCAAAAGATGTACCTGCAAAAGATGTACCTGCAAAAGATGTAGCTGCAAAAGATGTACCTGCAAAAGATGTGGCTGCAAAAGATGTACCTGCAAAAGATGTAGCTGCAAAAGATGTACCTGTAATAGATGTAGCTGCAAAAGATGTACCCGTAAAAGATGTAGCTGCAAAAGGTGTACCTGCAAAAGATGTAGCTGTAGAAG ATGTAGCTGCAAAAGATGTACCTGCAAAAGATGTACCTGCAAAAGATGTACCTGTAAAAGATGTGGCTGCAAAAGATGTACCTGCAAAAGATGTAGCTGTAAAAGATGTAGCTGCAAAAGGTGTACCTGCAAAAGATGTAGCTGTAGAAAATGTAGCTGCAAAAGATGTAGCTGCAAAAGATGTACCTGTAAAAGATGTACCTGCAAAAGATGTACCTGCAAAAGATGTACCTGTAAAAGATGTAGCTGCAAAAGATGTACCTGTAATAGATGTACCTGTAATAGATGTAGCTGCAAAAGATGTACCTGCAAAAGATGTACCTGTAATAGATGTAGCTGCAAAAGATGTACCCGTAAAAGATGTAGCTGTAAAAGATGTACCTGCAAAAGATGTGGCTGCAAAAGATGTACCTGTAAAAGATGTACCTGCAAAAGATGTGGCTGCAAAAGATGTGGCTGCAAAAGATGTACCTGCAAAAGATGTAGCTGCAAAAGATGTAGCTGCAAAAGATGTAGCTGCAAAAGATGTACCTGCAAAAGATGTACCTGTAATAGATGTACCTGTAAAAGATGTACCTGTAAAAGATGTAGCTGCAAAAGATTTACCTGCAAAAGATGTGGCTGCAAAAGATGTGGCTGCAAAAGATGTAGCTGTAAAAGATGTACCTGCAAAAGATGTAGCTGCAAAAGATGTACCTGTAAAAGATGTACCTGCAAAAGATGCCCCTACAAATGATGCACTTGACTTCCAAG ttttggCAGAAGATATCGACAATGCTTCTttcaaatgtaaagaatattttgaacATAATCCTATGACGTTTTATGATATTGAATCGGGAATGGCAAAATACCGGGCACCACAACCAACTCCAGTTCACAATTAA
- the LOC115220321 gene encoding nucleolar protein dao-5 isoform X4 gives MSGIEKVAPLLLRGSKQMRFPIRVFCDKISSESVTKDVPTKDVPIKDVPTKDVPTKDVPTKDVPAKDLAAKDVPAKDLAAKDLAAKDVAAKDVATKDVPAKDVPVKDVPAKEVPAKDVATKDVPVKDVAAKDVAAKDVPVKDVPAKDVPAKEVPTKDVAAKEVPAKGVPAKDVAVEDVAAKGVATKDVPAKDVASKDVAAKVVAAKDVPAKDVAAKDVPVKDVAAKDVAAKDVAAKDVPAKDVPAKDVAAKDVPAKDVAAKDVPAKDVAAKDVPVIDVAAKDVPVKDVAAKDVAAKDVPAKGVPAKDVASKDVAAKVVAAKDVAAKDVPAKDVPAKDVPVKDVPAKDVAAKDVPVIDVAAKDVPVKDVAAKDVPVKDVAAKGVPAKDVAAKDVPAKDVPAKDVPVKDVAAKDVPAKDVAVKDVAAKGVPAKDVAVENVAAKDVAAKDVPVKDVPAKDVPAKDVPVKDVAAKDVPVIDVPVIDVAAKDVPAKDVPVIDVAAKDVPVKDVAVKDVPAKDVAAKDVPVKDVPAKDVAAKDVAAKDVPAKDVAAKDVAAKDVAAKDVPAKDVPVIDVPVKDVPVKDVAAKDLPAKDVAAKDVAAKDVAVKDVPAKDVAAKDVPVKDVPAKDAPTNDALDFQVLAEDIDNASFKCKEYFEHNPMTFYDIESGMAKYRAPQPTPVHN, from the exons ATGTCTGGGATTGAAAAAGTCGCTCCTTTACTGTTAAGGGGATCAAAGCAAATGAGATTTCCGATACgg gTATTTTGTGATAAGATTTCTTCTGAAAGTGTTACAAAAGATGTACCTACAAAAGATGTACCTATAAAAGATGTACCTACAAAAGATGTACCTACAAAAGATGTACCTACAAAAGATGTACCTGCAAAAGATTTAGCTGCAAAAGATGTACCTGCAAAAGATTTAGCTGCAAAAGATTTAGCTGCAAAAGATGTAGCTGCAAAAGATGTAGCTACAAAAGATGTACCTGCAAAAGATGTACCTGTAAAAGATGTACCTGCAAAAGAGGTACCTGCAAAAGATGTAGCTACAAAAGATGTACCTGTAAAAGATGTAGCTGCAAAAGATGTAGCTGCAAAAGATGTACCTGTAAAAGAT GTACCTGCAAAAGATGTACCTGCAAAAGAGGTACCTACAAAAGATGTAGCTGCAAAAGAGGTACCTGCAAAAGGTGTACCTGCAAAAGATGTAGCTGTAGAAGATGTAGCTGCAAAAGGTGTAGCTACAAAAGATGTACCTGCAAAAGATGTAGCTTCAAAAGATGTAGCTGCAAAAGTTGTAGCTGCAAAAGATGTACCTGCAAAAGATGTAGCTGCAAAAGATGTACCTGTAAAAGATGTAGCTGCAAAAGATGTGGCTGCAAAAGATGTGGCTGCAAAAGATGTACCTGCAAAAGATGTACCTGCAAAAGATGTAGCTGCAAAAGATGTACCTGCAAAAGATGTGGCTGCAAAAGATGTACCTGCAAAAGATGTAGCTGCAAAAGATGTACCTGTAATAGATGTAGCTGCAAAAGATGTACCCGTAAAAGATGTAGCTGCAAAAG ATGTAGCTGCAAAAGATGTACCTGCAAAAGGTGTACCTGCAAAAGATGTAGCTTCAAAAGATGTAGCTGCAAAAGTTGTAGCTGCAAAAGATGTAGCTGCAAAAGATGTACCTGCAAAAGATGTACCTGCAAAAGATGTACCTGTAAAAGATGTACCTGCAAAAGATGTGGCTGCAAAAGATGTACCTGTAATAGATGTAGCTGCAAAAGATGTACCCGTAAAAGATGTAGCTGCAAAAGATGTACCCGTAAAAGATGTAGCTGCAAAAGGTGTACCTGCAAAAGATGTAGCTGCAAAAGATGTACCTGCAAAAGATGTACCTGCAAAAGATGTACCTGTAAAAGATGTGGCTGCAAAAGATGTACCTGCAAAAGATGTAGCTGTAAAAGATGTAGCTGCAAAAGGTGTACCTGCAAAAGATGTAGCTGTAGAAAATGTAGCTGCAAAAGATGTAGCTGCAAAAGATGTACCTGTAAAAGATGTACCTGCAAAAGATGTACCTGCAAAAGATGTACCTGTAAAAGATGTAGCTGCAAAAGATGTACCTGTAATAGATGTACCTGTAATAGATGTAGCTGCAAAAGATGTACCTGCAAAAGATGTACCTGTAATAGATGTAGCTGCAAAAGATGTACCCGTAAAAGATGTAGCTGTAAAAGATGTACCTGCAAAAGATGTGGCTGCAAAAGATGTACCTGTAAAAGATGTACCTGCAAAAGATGTGGCTGCAAAAGATGTGGCTGCAAAAGATGTACCTGCAAAAGATGTAGCTGCAAAAGATGTAGCTGCAAAAGATGTAGCTGCAAAAGATGTACCTGCAAAAGATGTACCTGTAATAGATGTACCTGTAAAAGATGTACCTGTAAAAGATGTAGCTGCAAAAGATTTACCTGCAAAAGATGTGGCTGCAAAAGATGTGGCTGCAAAAGATGTAGCTGTAAAAGATGTACCTGCAAAAGATGTAGCTGCAAAAGATGTACCTGTAAAAGATGTACCTGCAAAAGATGCCCCTACAAATGATGCACTTGACTTCCAAG ttttggCAGAAGATATCGACAATGCTTCTttcaaatgtaaagaatattttgaacATAATCCTATGACGTTTTATGATATTGAATCGGGAATGGCAAAATACCGGGCACCACAACCAACTCCAGTTCACAATTAA
- the LOC115220321 gene encoding nucleolar protein dao-5 isoform X3 produces the protein MSGIEKVAPLLLRGSKQMRFPIRVFCDKISSESVTKDVPTKDVPIKDVPTKDVPTKDVPTKDVPAKDLAAKDVPAKDLAAKDLAAKDVAAKDVATKDVPAKDVPVKDVPAKEVPAKDVATKDVPVKDVAAKDVAAKDVPVKDVPAKDVPAKEVPTKDVAAKEVPAKGVPAKDVAVEDVAAKGVATKDVPAKDVASKDVAAKVVAAKDVPAKDVAAKDVPVKDVAAKDVAAKDVAAKDVPAKDVPAKDVAAKDVPAKDVAAKDVPAKDVAAKDVPVIDVAAKDVPVKDVAAKGVPAKDVAVEDVAAKDVPAKGVPAKDVASKDVAAKVVAAKDVAAKDVPAKDVPAKDVPVKDVPAKDVAAKDVPVIDVAAKDVPVKDVAAKDVPVKDVAAKGVPAKDVAAKDVPAKDVPAKDVPVKDVAAKDVPAKDVAVKDVAAKDVAAKDVAAKDVPVKDVPAKDVPAKDVPVKDVAAKDVPVIDVPVIDVAAKDVPAKDVPVIDVAAKDVPVKDVAVKDVPAKDVAAKDVPVKDVPAKDVAAKDVAAKDVPAKDVAAKDVAAKDVAAKDVPAKDVPVIDVPVKDVPVKDVAAKDLPAKDVAAKDVAAKDVAVKDVPAKDVAAKDVPVKDVPAKDAPTNDALDFQVLAEDIDNASFKCKEYFEHNPMTFYDIESGMAKYRAPQPTPVHN, from the exons ATGTCTGGGATTGAAAAAGTCGCTCCTTTACTGTTAAGGGGATCAAAGCAAATGAGATTTCCGATACgg gTATTTTGTGATAAGATTTCTTCTGAAAGTGTTACAAAAGATGTACCTACAAAAGATGTACCTATAAAAGATGTACCTACAAAAGATGTACCTACAAAAGATGTACCTACAAAAGATGTACCTGCAAAAGATTTAGCTGCAAAAGATGTACCTGCAAAAGATTTAGCTGCAAAAGATTTAGCTGCAAAAGATGTAGCTGCAAAAGATGTAGCTACAAAAGATGTACCTGCAAAAGATGTACCTGTAAAAGATGTACCTGCAAAAGAGGTACCTGCAAAAGATGTAGCTACAAAAGATGTACCTGTAAAAGATGTAGCTGCAAAAGATGTAGCTGCAAAAGATGTACCTGTAAAAGAT GTACCTGCAAAAGATGTACCTGCAAAAGAGGTACCTACAAAAGATGTAGCTGCAAAAGAGGTACCTGCAAAAGGTGTACCTGCAAAAGATGTAGCTGTAGAAGATGTAGCTGCAAAAGGTGTAGCTACAAAAGATGTACCTGCAAAAGATGTAGCTTCAAAAGATGTAGCTGCAAAAGTTGTAGCTGCAAAAGATGTACCTGCAAAAGATGTAGCTGCAAAAGATGTACCTGTAAAAGATGTAGCTGCAAAAGATGTGGCTGCAAAAGATGTGGCTGCAAAAGATGTACCTGCAAAAGATGTACCTGCAAAAGATGTAGCTGCAAAAGATGTACCTGCAAAAGATGTGGCTGCAAAAGATGTACCTGCAAAAGATGTAGCTGCAAAAGATGTACCTGTAATAGATGTAGCTGCAAAAGATGTACCCGTAAAAGATGTAGCTGCAAAAGGTGTACCTGCAAAAGATGTAGCTGTAGAAGATGTAGCTGCAAAAGATGTACCTGCAAAAGGTGTACCTGCAAAAGATGTAGCTTCAAAAGATGTAGCTGCAAAAGTTGTAGCTGCAAAAGATGTAGCTGCAAAAGATGTACCTGCAAAAGATGTACCTGCAAAAGATGTACCTGTAAAAGATGTACCTGCAAAAGATGTGGCTGCAAAAGATGTACCTGTAATAGATGTAGCTGCAAAAGATGTACCCGTAAAAGATGTAGCTGCAAAAGATGTACCCGTAAAAGATGTAGCTGCAAAAGGTGTACCTGCAAAAGATGTAGCTGCAAAAGATGTACCTGCAAAAGATGTACCTGCAAAAGATGTACCTGTAAAAGATGTGGCTGCAAAAGATGTACCTGCAAAAGATGTAGCTGTAAAAGATGTAGCTGCAAAAG ATGTAGCTGCAAAAGATGTAGCTGCAAAAGATGTACCTGTAAAAGATGTACCTGCAAAAGATGTACCTGCAAAAGATGTACCTGTAAAAGATGTAGCTGCAAAAGATGTACCTGTAATAGATGTACCTGTAATAGATGTAGCTGCAAAAGATGTACCTGCAAAAGATGTACCTGTAATAGATGTAGCTGCAAAAGATGTACCCGTAAAAGATGTAGCTGTAAAAGATGTACCTGCAAAAGATGTGGCTGCAAAAGATGTACCTGTAAAAGATGTACCTGCAAAAGATGTGGCTGCAAAAGATGTGGCTGCAAAAGATGTACCTGCAAAAGATGTAGCTGCAAAAGATGTAGCTGCAAAAGATGTAGCTGCAAAAGATGTACCTGCAAAAGATGTACCTGTAATAGATGTACCTGTAAAAGATGTACCTGTAAAAGATGTAGCTGCAAAAGATTTACCTGCAAAAGATGTGGCTGCAAAAGATGTGGCTGCAAAAGATGTAGCTGTAAAAGATGTACCTGCAAAAGATGTAGCTGCAAAAGATGTACCTGTAAAAGATGTACCTGCAAAAGATGCCCCTACAAATGATGCACTTGACTTCCAAG ttttggCAGAAGATATCGACAATGCTTCTttcaaatgtaaagaatattttgaacATAATCCTATGACGTTTTATGATATTGAATCGGGAATGGCAAAATACCGGGCACCACAACCAACTCCAGTTCACAATTAA
- the LOC115220321 gene encoding nucleolar protein dao-5 isoform X10, with protein sequence MSGIEKVAPLLLRGSKQMRFPIRVFCDKISSESVTKDVPTKDVPIKDVPTKDVPTKDVPTKDVPAKDLAAKDVPAKDLAAKDLAAKDVAAKDVATKDVPAKDVPVKDVPAKEVPAKDVATKDVPVKDVAAKDVAAKDVPVKDVPAKDVPAKEVPTKDVAAKEVPAKGVPAKDVAVEDVAAKGVATKDVPAKDVASKDVAAKVVAAKDVPAKDVAAKDVPVKDVAAKDVAAKDVAAKDVPAKDVPAKDVAAKDVPAKDVAAKDVPAKDVAAKDVPVIDVAAKDVPVKDVAAKGVPAKDVAVEDVAAKDVPAKDVPAKDVPVKDVPAKDVAAKDVPVIDVAAKDVPVKDVAAKDVPVKDVAAKGVPAKDVAAKDVPAKDVPAKDVPVKDVAAKDVPAKDVAVKDVAAKGVPAKDVAVENVAAKDVAAKDVPVKDVPAKDVPAKDVPVKDVAAKDVPVIDVPVIDVAAKDVPAKDVPVIDVAAKDVPVKDVAVKDVPAKDVAAKDVPVKDVPAKDVAAKDVAAKDVPAKDVAAKDVAAKDVAAKDVPAKDVPVIDVPVKDVPVKDVAAKDLPAKDVAAKDVAAKDVAVKDVPAKDVAAKDVPVKDVPAKDAPTNDALDFQVLAEDIDNASFKCKEYFEHNPMTFYDIESGMAKYRAPQPTPVHN encoded by the exons ATGTCTGGGATTGAAAAAGTCGCTCCTTTACTGTTAAGGGGATCAAAGCAAATGAGATTTCCGATACgg gTATTTTGTGATAAGATTTCTTCTGAAAGTGTTACAAAAGATGTACCTACAAAAGATGTACCTATAAAAGATGTACCTACAAAAGATGTACCTACAAAAGATGTACCTACAAAAGATGTACCTGCAAAAGATTTAGCTGCAAAAGATGTACCTGCAAAAGATTTAGCTGCAAAAGATTTAGCTGCAAAAGATGTAGCTGCAAAAGATGTAGCTACAAAAGATGTACCTGCAAAAGATGTACCTGTAAAAGATGTACCTGCAAAAGAGGTACCTGCAAAAGATGTAGCTACAAAAGATGTACCTGTAAAAGATGTAGCTGCAAAAGATGTAGCTGCAAAAGATGTACCTGTAAAAGAT GTACCTGCAAAAGATGTACCTGCAAAAGAGGTACCTACAAAAGATGTAGCTGCAAAAGAGGTACCTGCAAAAGGTGTACCTGCAAAAGATGTAGCTGTAGAAGATGTAGCTGCAAAAGGTGTAGCTACAAAAGATGTACCTGCAAAAGATGTAGCTTCAAAAGATGTAGCTGCAAAAGTTGTAGCTGCAAAAGATGTACCTGCAAAAGATGTAGCTGCAAAAGATGTACCTGTAAAAGATGTAGCTGCAAAAGATGTGGCTGCAAAAGATGTGGCTGCAAAAGATGTACCTGCAAAAGATGTACCTGCAAAAGATGTAGCTGCAAAAGATGTACCTGCAAAAGATGTGGCTGCAAAAGATGTACCTGCAAAAGATGTAGCTGCAAAAGATGTACCTGTAATAGATGTAGCTGCAAAAGATGTACCCGTAAAAGATGTAGCTGCAAAAGGTGTACCTGCAAAAGATGTAGCTGTAGAAG ATGTAGCTGCAAAAGATGTACCTGCAAAAGATGTACCTGCAAAAGATGTACCTGTAAAAGATGTACCTGCAAAAGATGTGGCTGCAAAAGATGTACCTGTAATAGATGTAGCTGCAAAAGATGTACCCGTAAAAGATGTAGCTGCAAAAGATGTACCCGTAAAAGATGTAGCTGCAAAAGGTGTACCTGCAAAAGATGTAGCTGCAAAAGATGTACCTGCAAAAGATGTACCTGCAAAAGATGTACCTGTAAAAGATGTGGCTGCAAAAGATGTACCTGCAAAAGATGTAGCTGTAAAAGATGTAGCTGCAAAAGGTGTACCTGCAAAAGATGTAGCTGTAGAAAATGTAGCTGCAAAAGATGTAGCTGCAAAAGATGTACCTGTAAAAGATGTACCTGCAAAAGATGTACCTGCAAAAGATGTACCTGTAAAAGATGTAGCTGCAAAAGATGTACCTGTAATAGATGTACCTGTAATAGATGTAGCTGCAAAAGATGTACCTGCAAAAGATGTACCTGTAATAGATGTAGCTGCAAAAGATGTACCCGTAAAAGATGTAGCTGTAAAAGATGTACCTGCAAAAGATGTGGCTGCAAAAGATGTACCTGTAAAAGATGTACCTGCAAAAGATGTGGCTGCAAAAGATGTGGCTGCAAAAGATGTACCTGCAAAAGATGTAGCTGCAAAAGATGTAGCTGCAAAAGATGTAGCTGCAAAAGATGTACCTGCAAAAGATGTACCTGTAATAGATGTACCTGTAAAAGATGTACCTGTAAAAGATGTAGCTGCAAAAGATTTACCTGCAAAAGATGTGGCTGCAAAAGATGTGGCTGCAAAAGATGTAGCTGTAAAAGATGTACCTGCAAAAGATGTAGCTGCAAAAGATGTACCTGTAAAAGATGTACCTGCAAAAGATGCCCCTACAAATGATGCACTTGACTTCCAAG ttttggCAGAAGATATCGACAATGCTTCTttcaaatgtaaagaatattttgaacATAATCCTATGACGTTTTATGATATTGAATCGGGAATGGCAAAATACCGGGCACCACAACCAACTCCAGTTCACAATTAA
- the LOC115220321 gene encoding neurofilament medium polypeptide isoform X21 — MSGIEKVAPLLLRGSKQMRFPIRVFCDKISSESVTKDVPTKDVPIKDVPTKDVPTKDVPTKDVPAKDLAAKDVPAKDLAAKDLAAKDVAAKDVATKDVPAKDVPVKDVPAKEVPAKDVATKDVPVKDVAAKDVAAKDVPVKDVPAKDVPAKEVPTKDVAAKEVPAKGVPAKDVAVEDVAAKGVATKDVPAKDVASKDVAAKVVAAKDVPAKDVAAKDVPVKDVAAKDVAAKDVAAKDVPAKDVPAKDVAAKDVPAKDVAAKDVPAKDVAAKDVPVIDVAAKDVPVKDVAAKGVPAKDVAVEDVAAKDVPAKDVAAKDVPAKDVPAKDVPVKDVAAKDVPAKDVAVKDVAAKGVPAKDVAVENVAAKDVAAKDVPVKDVPAKDVPAKDVPVKDVAAKDVPVIDVPVIDVAAKDVPAKDVPVIDVAAKDVPVKDVAVKDVPAKDVAAKDVPVKDVPAKDVAAKDVAAKDVPAKDVAAKDVAAKDVAAKDVPAKDVPVIDVPVKDVPVKDVAAKDLPAKDVAAKDVAAKDVAVKDVPAKDVAAKDVPVKDVPAKDAPTNDALDFQVLAEDIDNASFKCKEYFEHNPMTFYDIESGMAKYRAPQPTPVHN; from the exons ATGTCTGGGATTGAAAAAGTCGCTCCTTTACTGTTAAGGGGATCAAAGCAAATGAGATTTCCGATACgg gTATTTTGTGATAAGATTTCTTCTGAAAGTGTTACAAAAGATGTACCTACAAAAGATGTACCTATAAAAGATGTACCTACAAAAGATGTACCTACAAAAGATGTACCTACAAAAGATGTACCTGCAAAAGATTTAGCTGCAAAAGATGTACCTGCAAAAGATTTAGCTGCAAAAGATTTAGCTGCAAAAGATGTAGCTGCAAAAGATGTAGCTACAAAAGATGTACCTGCAAAAGATGTACCTGTAAAAGATGTACCTGCAAAAGAGGTACCTGCAAAAGATGTAGCTACAAAAGATGTACCTGTAAAAGATGTAGCTGCAAAAGATGTAGCTGCAAAAGATGTACCTGTAAAAGAT GTACCTGCAAAAGATGTACCTGCAAAAGAGGTACCTACAAAAGATGTAGCTGCAAAAGAGGTACCTGCAAAAGGTGTACCTGCAAAAGATGTAGCTGTAGAAGATGTAGCTGCAAAAGGTGTAGCTACAAAAGATGTACCTGCAAAAGATGTAGCTTCAAAAGATGTAGCTGCAAAAGTTGTAGCTGCAAAAGATGTACCTGCAAAAGATGTAGCTGCAAAAGATGTACCTGTAAAAGATGTAGCTGCAAAAGATGTGGCTGCAAAAGATGTGGCTGCAAAAGATGTACCTGCAAAAGATGTACCTGCAAAAGATGTAGCTGCAAAAGATGTACCTGCAAAAGATGTGGCTGCAAAAGATGTACCTGCAAAAGATGTAGCTGCAAAAGATGTACCTGTAATAGATGTAGCTGCAAAAGATGTACCCGTAAAAGATGTAGCTGCAAAAGGTGTACCTGCAAAAGATGTAGCTGTAGAAGATGTAGCTGCAAAAGATGTACCTGCAAAAG ATGTAGCTGCAAAAGATGTACCTGCAAAAGATGTACCTGCAAAAGATGTACCTGTAAAAGATGTGGCTGCAAAAGATGTACCTGCAAAAGATGTAGCTGTAAAAGATGTAGCTGCAAAAGGTGTACCTGCAAAAGATGTAGCTGTAGAAAATGTAGCTGCAAAAGATGTAGCTGCAAAAGATGTACCTGTAAAAGATGTACCTGCAAAAGATGTACCTGCAAAAGATGTACCTGTAAAAGATGTAGCTGCAAAAGATGTACCTGTAATAGATGTACCTGTAATAGATGTAGCTGCAAAAGATGTACCTGCAAAAGATGTACCTGTAATAGATGTAGCTGCAAAAGATGTACCCGTAAAAGATGTAGCTGTAAAAGATGTACCTGCAAAAGATGTGGCTGCAAAAGATGTACCTGTAAAAGATGTACCTGCAAAAGATGTGGCTGCAAAAGATGTGGCTGCAAAAGATGTACCTGCAAAAGATGTAGCTGCAAAAGATGTAGCTGCAAAAGATGTAGCTGCAAAAGATGTACCTGCAAAAGATGTACCTGTAATAGATGTACCTGTAAAAGATGTACCTGTAAAAGATGTAGCTGCAAAAGATTTACCTGCAAAAGATGTGGCTGCAAAAGATGTGGCTGCAAAAGATGTAGCTGTAAAAGATGTACCTGCAAAAGATGTAGCTGCAAAAGATGTACCTGTAAAAGATGTACCTGCAAAAGATGCCCCTACAAATGATGCACTTGACTTCCAAG ttttggCAGAAGATATCGACAATGCTTCTttcaaatgtaaagaatattttgaacATAATCCTATGACGTTTTATGATATTGAATCGGGAATGGCAAAATACCGGGCACCACAACCAACTCCAGTTCACAATTAA